The segment CTGGCGGTTCTTTGATCGGATTCCCGGTTGCCGATCGCGCCTCCGTTCCTGTGCAGTCTGGCCCGTTTCGAGGAGTCATCGGGCGTCAGATTGAGAGAGACGGAGGCTACCGCCAAGTCGTATGATCACTCGTATCCTTTTCCTGATTTCTCCTGCCCCTTTCCTCTCAACAAACGAAAATCCTCGACACCGTGCGACAAATCGGTTTGCTCTCCGCAAGGCTGGCGGCGATTTTGACAGGTCTGACGTTTGACAATTTCCCGGCTGAGAGGTCTGATCCGCTTTTTCCCCGATATGACGGCTGTTGCGCCTGATTTTCCCATACGGTGTCGATACTTCCCGGGAAATGACGACATATGCGATGACACCGGCATGGCCACACGTTCCATTTTTCCCTCCACTTTTTTCGCGAGTTCAGGGATAATGAGAATTGATCGTTGTTTGGTTCATCGGGATTGGTTGGCGTACCATACTACCATTTTTTGAAACGGAGAGGATGGCAGGTATGAATGTAACAGTCGTGGGTGCAGGTGCGGTCGGCGGGTATTTTGGCGGACGGTTGCAAGAAGCGGGGCTGGATGTAACGTTTCTCGTCCGCGAAAAAAGGGCGGAGCAGCTCAAACAAGTCGGATTGGTCATCGAAAGCCCGTTCGGCAGCGCCCGGTTGACTCCCAAACTGGCGCTTGCTGCAGAGCAAATCGAGGCGTGCGATCTGGTGATTCTGGCTGTGAAAAATTATCATTTGCCGCAGGCGATCGAGTCAATCCGCCCCTTACTGGAAAAGGGTGCGAAAATTTTGCCGCTCTTAAACGGCGTCGAGCACTTTGCGATTCTGCAGCGGGAGTTTGGCGAACAGGCGGTGCTGGGAGGCATTTGCCAGATCATCTCGACGCTGGATCGGGATGGCCGGATTTTGCATACGAATCAGATGCATCACATCGTATTCGGTGCTTTGCACCCGGAGCAGGAATCGTTTTG is part of the Effusibacillus pohliae DSM 22757 genome and harbors:
- a CDS encoding ketopantoate reductase family protein gives rise to the protein MNVTVVGAGAVGGYFGGRLQEAGLDVTFLVREKRAEQLKQVGLVIESPFGSARLTPKLALAAEQIEACDLVILAVKNYHLPQAIESIRPLLEKGAKILPLLNGVEHFAILQREFGEQAVLGGICQIISTLDRDGRILHTNQMHHIVFGALHPEQESFCRRLMEVAAGANMQIELSENVRSDMWSKYAFITAFSGVTTASRLPINVVLMHEATREVFRSTLTEMWGLALAHGVQLPERFVEKVMDNMYRLPEGSTSSMHQDFRKGLPLEVESLQGAAVRLARQAGVEVPTVRTLYGLIKPYEQGAEQM